GCATCACCGACGAGATGGTGTGGGACGTGGGCCTGGCCTGCGGCGGCGTGATCGACGTCTTCATCGAGCCGGTCCCCTAGCGCCGTGGGCCAGGTCACCTTCGAGGCCATCCGCGACCTGGTGCGCGCCGACCGGCGCGGCGCGCTCGTCACCGTGGTCGCCGGCGAGGGCCTCGGCGCCAAGCTGCTGGTCACCCCGGGGTCGGTCGAGGGCACCCTGGGCGACGAGCGGCTCGACGCCCAGGCGGCCGAGATCGCCCGTGGGCTGCTCCCCGGGGAGGAGGCCGCCGTCCGCGAGGTCGCCGGGCGGGAGGTGTTCTTCGACGTCTACGCGCCCCAGCCCCACCTGCTGATCGTCGGGGCGGTCGACTTCGCCGCCGCGCTCGCCCAGGCCGCCCACCAGGCCGGCTACCGGGTCACCGTGGTCGACGCCCGGGAGCGGTTCGCCACCCGCGAACGGATCCCTCACGCCGACGAGGTCGTGGTCGCCTGGCCCCACGAGCACCTGGCCGCCAACCCGCCCGACGACGCCACCTACGCGGCCGTGCTCACCCACGAGCCGCGCTTCGACGACCCGACCCTGCATGCCCTGCTGGCCAGCCCGGTCGCCTACATCGGCGCCATGGGCAGCCGGCGGGCCCACGTCGAGCGCCTGGACCGCCTGCGCGAGGCCGGGTACGGCGACGCCGACATCGCCCGCATCTCGGGGCCGATCGGGCTCGACATCGGGGCCAAGGCCCCCGAGGAGACGGCCGTGTCGATCCTGGCCGAGGTGATCGCGGTGCGGCACGGCCGCTCGGGGGGCCGGCTCTCGGAGCGCCGCGACACAGTCCACTTCCTGAGGGAACGGGGCCGGGTGTAACCGTGGACGCTTCGCGTCCAGAGACTGCGCGGAGTCCGCAGCGGAGTCCGCAGGAGACTGCGGGGAG
This region of Actinomycetes bacterium genomic DNA includes:
- a CDS encoding XdhC/CoxI family protein; this translates as MGQVTFEAIRDLVRADRRGALVTVVAGEGLGAKLLVTPGSVEGTLGDERLDAQAAEIARGLLPGEEAAVREVAGREVFFDVYAPQPHLLIVGAVDFAAALAQAAHQAGYRVTVVDARERFATRERIPHADEVVVAWPHEHLAANPPDDATYAAVLTHEPRFDDPTLHALLASPVAYIGAMGSRRAHVERLDRLREAGYGDADIARISGPIGLDIGAKAPEETAVSILAEVIAVRHGRSGGRLSERRDTVHFLRERGRV